In Oryza brachyantha chromosome 2, ObraRS2, whole genome shotgun sequence, a single window of DNA contains:
- the LOC102712778 gene encoding growth-regulating factor 10 → MGEEKEADSPQPPSKLPRLSAADPNAGMVTMAAPPPPVGLGLGLGLGGDSRGERDVEPSPASAPAHKATVLTFMQQQELEHQVLIYRYFAAGAPVPVHLVLPIWKSVASSSFGPHRFPSLMGLGNLCFDYRSSMEPDPGRCRRTDGKKWRCSRDVVPGHKYCERHVHRGRGRSRKPVEAPAAATPANSGGGGIVFSPTSVLLAHGAARAT, encoded by the exons ATGGGCGAGGAGAAAGAAGCCGACTCGCCTCAGCCACCATCCAAGCTGCCACGCCTCTCCGCCGCTGACCCGAATGCAG GAATGGTGACCATGGCggcacccccgccgccggtgggtCTTGGGCTGGGGCTGGGACTCGGCGGCGACAGCCGTGGCGAGCGTGACGTGGAACCGTCGCCGGCATCGGCCCCGGCGCATAAGGCGACGGTGTTGACGTtcatgcagcagcaggagctGGAGCACCAGGTGCTCATCTACCGCTACTTCGCCGCGGGCGCGCCCGTGCCGGTGCACCTCGTGCTCCCTATCTGGAAGAGCGtcgcctcttcctccttcgGGCCGCACCGCTTCCCTTCCC TGATGGGTTTGGGGAACCTGTGCTTCGACTACAGGAGCAGCATGGAGCCGGACCCTGGGCGGTGCAGGCGCACGGACGGCAAGAAGTGGCGGTGCTCGCGCGACGTGGTGCCGGGGCACAAGTACTGCGAGCGGCACGTccaccgcggccgcggccgttCAAGAAAGCCTGTGGAAGCCCCCGCGGCCGCCACCCCGgcgaacagcggcggcggtggaatcGTCTTCTCCCCCACCAGCGTCCTCCTCGCCCACGGCGCCGCACGGGCCACATGA